ACAAAGAGGCGGATTAGATGCTTTTTTCTTTCTGCAAAGTTTAGGGAAGGCCTGCTTTCTGGGAGGGCCAGTGAGAAGCACGCCCTGTAGGGGCGATGGTGTAACATCCACTAAAGGCACCAACAGAGATACTTCAGGGGTGGTCTTGCTGCCGCCAAAGATGGTGAGGGGCGGCCGCTCTTCATAACCAGTTGTTTCACAGCTCCCCAAGATGGTGCGGAGAGGTGTCTCGTCTTCGACGGTGTTAGCAGTGCCGCACAAGGTGGTGGGGGATGGTGGCTCTTCTGGAAGGTAGTTGCTGCTGCCAGGAGAGATGGTGGGTGCTAGCAGCTCATCGAAATAACTGTTCTCGCCACCGTCCAAGGTAGTGGGGGATGGTGGCTCGCCATCAGCTATGACGTTTCCAGTGCCTGGGGTGGTGGGTGGCAGTGGGTCAACAGGGGCATCAGCGTCACCGCTGCTAAGGACGGTGGGAGGCAACGGCTCTTCATTACCACTTGCATCACATATCCCCAAGATGGTGGGGAGCAGTGTCTCATCTGCAATGGTGTTAGCAGCACCGCACAAGGTGGTCGGAAGCGGCGGCTCTTCACAAAGGTAGTTGCAGCTGCCAGCAGAGATGGTGGGTGCCAGCAGCTCATCGAAATAACTGACCTTGCCACTGTCCAAGGTAGTGGGGGATGGTGGCTCGTCATCAGCTATGACATTACCAGTGCCTGGGGTGGTGGGTGGCAGTGGGTCAACAGGGGCATCAGCGTCACCGCTGCTAAGGATGGTGGGAGGCAACGGCTCTTCATTACCACTTGCATCACATATCCCCAAGATGGTGGGGAGCAGTGTCTCATCTGCAATGATGTTAGCAGCACCGCACAAGGTGGTCGGAAGCGGCGGCTCTTCACAAAGGTAGTTGCAGCTGCCAGCAGAGATGGTGGGTGCCAGCAGCTCATCGAAATAACTGATCTTGCCACTGTCCAAGGTAGTGGGGGATGGTGGCTCGTCATCAGCTATGACATTACCAGTGCCTGGGGTGGTGGGTGGCAGTGGGTCAACAGGGGCATCAGTGTCACCGCTGCCAAGGACGGTGGGAGGCAACGGCTCAGCACCGCACAAAGTGGTCAGAAGCGGCGGCTCTTCACAAAAGTAGTTGCAGCTGCCAGCAGAGATGGTGGGAGCCAGCAGCTCATCGAAATAACTGATCTTGCCACTGTCCAAGGTAGTGGGGGACGGTGGCTCTTCATCAGCTATGATGTCACCGCCGCCTGCGGTGGTGAGCGGCAGCGGTTTCTCTTCAGCAGCGATGTTCTCAACGCCTTGGGTGGTTCGAGGCAGCAGTTTCGACGGCGATGGCGGCGGTGGCAGTGCAGGCGGCAATGGCTGCTCTTCACCAGTGATGGGGTAGCTGCCGTGCATGGTGTCGGTCATATTACAATCCTGGAAACAGAAGGATATTTGGTGTTGTGACTGACATTCTTGTATGTAGTACTGGTTTTATAGAAATCATTCGACTGTTATGTGAAGGGCATCAAATTTTTtggatgtacactgacggaaaacatcgcaaaaccaaaatataattaattcaGAGTATTGAAATTTCGATAATATATTTTTCTATGTAACATATCTAACTCATAGACATtacaattccgtatttctggatttctgggagGTTTtcgacactgtacaacacaagtgccttgtagtgaaattgcatacttatggaatatcgtctcagttatgtgactggattcgtggtttcctgtcagagggatcacagttcgtagtaactgatgggaagtcgtcgagtaaaacagaagtgatttctggcgttccccaaggtagtgtgatgggcctttgctgttcctttcctaaataaatgatttgggagaagaTCTGAGCacatgtcttaggttgtttgtagatgacgctgtcgtttatcgactagtaaagtcatctgtaggtaaaaaaaaaatagcaaaacgatttagaagaggtatccgtatggtgcgaaaattgacaattctGCCTAAATAATGAGTGCTAAGAGGAACCTGTTAATCttttgttacacgataaatcattcaaatgtATGGGCCGTGAATACAACTAAATACCTTGTAAggacaattacgaacagcttaaattggaggaAACAcgaagaaaatgttatggggaaggctaactaaagaacatgtaacagatcttctaaggTGATTccgacactacacttgtccatcctctctcAGAATACTGATGCTCGGTGTGcaatcctcaccagataggattgtcgaagtacatcgaaaaagtccaagaaggtcagcacgttttgtaatgtCGTGAAATACGGGACAGTGTGTTACtacaatgatacgggatttgggatgaacatcattaaaacaaaggattgttttcggaggaatcttctcacagaGTTGCAATAACCaacaatattttgttgatgccaagctagatagggagaaacgatcaccatgataaaataagtaaaatcagaACTCGttcggaaagatgtaagtgtttgTTCTTTTCCCGCGCTATACGAgagaggaataatagagaattgcgaaggtggttcggctaaccctctgccattcacttaaatgtgattcgcagaatatccatttagatgtagaagtACAAGATCACAAATTAATGTAAGCATGAACACGCTGTAGGAAATGTGAactggtggtacattaataaccagcgtaATCACCAgaatttttattacaaacattcAAACGTCCAAGCATTGTGTTGCATGATGCCAGatatcagtttttgggatggagctCCATGTATGTTGCACGTGGTCAGTCAGTATAGGGATGATTACAGCTaattgtagatgacgctggaattgtagtCCAGTTTTGTCACATATGATCGATTGAGTGCTATTTGAAATTgcatcccagaccgtaactc
The nucleotide sequence above comes from Schistocerca piceifrons isolate TAMUIC-IGC-003096 chromosome 7, iqSchPice1.1, whole genome shotgun sequence. Encoded proteins:
- the LOC124805671 gene encoding mucin-2-like yields the protein MHGSYPITGEEQPLPPALPPPPSPSKLLPRTTQGVENIAAEEKPLPLTTAGGGDIIADEEPPSPTTLDSGKISYFDELLAPTISAGSCNYFCEEPPLLTTLCGAEPLPPTVLGSGDTDAPVDPLPPTTPGTGNVIADDEPPSPTTLDSGKISYFDELLAPTISAGSCNYLCEEPPLPTTLCGAANIIADETLLPTILGICDASGNEEPLPPTILSSGDADAPVDPLPPTTPGTGNVIADDEPPSPTTLDSGKVSYFDELLAPTISAGSCNYLCEEPPLPTTLCGAANTIADETLLPTILGICDASGNEEPLPPTVLSSGDADAPVDPLPPTTPGTGNVIADGEPPSPTTLDGGENSYFDELLAPTISPGSSNYLPEEPPSPTTLCGTANTVEDETPLRTILGSCETTGYEERPPLTIFGGSKTTPEVSLLVPLVDVTPSPLQGVLLTGPPRKQAFPKLCRKKKASNPPLCLRGPPPFTAFRNKK